One window of Anas platyrhynchos isolate ZD024472 breed Pekin duck chromosome 11, IASCAAS_PekinDuck_T2T, whole genome shotgun sequence genomic DNA carries:
- the POLG gene encoding DNA polymerase subunit gamma-1: MRRALRRGSVLCPGTPRHRASSSFAGRPLPESPAEDTEQEQGQGQRRVNPLNIQMLSRGLHEQIFRGARVRYSEAAVRRSVEHLQRHELWGKETSALPDVELRLPRMYGDNIDEHFRLLAQKQSLPYLEAAEELLRCRLPPAPPSWAWQLGWTRYGPEGRPEPVDFPQDRAVVLDVEVCLADGHCPTLAVAVSPHAWYSWCSRRLLEQRYSWSSRLSLADLIPLESAAGAGCTGRQERPERVVVGHNVAFDRAFIKEQYLIQGSPVRFLDTMSMHMAISGLTGFQRSLWMAAKHGKRKGLQQVRQHIKKTRSKAEGPAVTAWDWVHVSSINNLADVHALYVGGEPLEKEARELFVKGTMADIRDHFQDLMSYCARDVQATHEVFQEQLPLFMERCPHPVTFAGMLEMGVSYLPVNGNWQRYLDDAQGTYEELQKEMKKSLMNLANDACQLLHGDRYKEDPWIWDLEWDTQEFKQKKPPRKKKDQKVNEGEAPGAGSAQEWQEDPGPPSEDEELRAAPEGSALLQLLKDTVTLQPKKLQHLPGHPGWYRKLCPRLEDEGWVPGPSLISLQMRVTPKLMRLAWDGFPLHYSEKHGWGYLVPGRQDNLPAAPPGGEGPVCPHRAIEELCRQHRLQKGREQPPQEQSVEDELLVMDGSSMWQKVEELSQLEGDVGRADQSLVQEEGGELPEDSSRPSYHHGNGPYNDVDVPGCWFFKLPHKDGNANNVGSPFAKDFLPRMEDGTLRAAVGRTHGTRALEINKMISFWRNAHKRISSQMVVWLKKGELPRAVTRHPDYNEEDDYGAILPQVVTAGTITRRAVEPTWLTASNARADRVGSELKAMVQVPPGYALVGADVDSQELWIAAILGEAHFAGMHGCTAFGWMTLQGKKSNGTDLHSKTAATVGISREHAKVFNYGRIYGAGQPFAERLLMQFNHRLTQEQAREKAQQMYAVTKGIRRFHLSEEGEWLVKELDLAVDRAEDGSVSARDVHRLQREAARKSRSKKKWDVVGHRVWAGGTESEMFNKLESIALSSSPQTPVLGCHISRALEPAVAKGEFLTSRVNWVVQSSAVDYLHLMLVSMKWLFEEFDISGRFCISIHDEVRYLVQEQDRYRAALALQITNLLTRCMFAYKLGLQDLPQSVAFFSAVDVDRCLRKEVTMNCVTPSNPTGMEKYGIPQGEALDIYQLLEITKGSLEKK; encoded by the exons aTGCGGCGTGCGCTCCGGCgaggctcggtgctgtgcccCGGCACCCCCCGGCACCGCGCCTCCAGCTCCTTCGCCGGCCGCCCGCTGCCGGAGAGCCCGGCTGAGGACacggagcaggagcaggggcaggggcagcgccGCGTCAACCCCCTCAACATCCAGATGCTGTCCCGGGGGCTCCACGAGCAGATCTTCCGCGGGGCCCGCGTGCGCTACTCGGAGGCGGCGGTGCGGCGCAGCGTGGAGCACCTGCAGCGCCACGAGCTGTGGGGCAAGGAGACCTCGGCGCTGCCCGACGTGGAGCTGCGCCTGCCCCGCATGTACGGGGACAACATCGACGAGCATTTCCGCCTGCTGGCCCAGAAGCAGAGCCTGCCCTACCTGGAGGCTGCCGAGGAGCTGCTGCGCTGCCGCctgccccccgcgccccccagcTGGGCCTGGCAGCTCGGCTGGACCCGCTACGGCCCCGAGGGCCGGCCGGAGCCCGTTGATTTCCCCCAGGATCGGGCGGTGGTGCTGGACGTGGAGGTGTGCCTGGCCGACGGGCACTGCCCCACGCTGGCGGTGGCGGTCTCGCCGCACGCTTG GTACTCGtggtgcagcaggaggctgctggagcagcgTTACTCCTGGTCCAGCCGCCTGAGCCTGGCGGATCTCATCCCGCTGGAGAGCGCCGCGGGGGCCGGCTGTACCGGGCGGCAGGAGCGGCCGGAGCGCGTGGTGGTGGGGCACAACGTGGCCTTCGACCGCGCCTTCATCAAGGAGCAGTACCTCATCCAG GGCTCCCCGGTGCGTTTCCTGGACACCATGAGCATGCACATGGCCATCTCGGGGCTGACGGGCTTCCAGCGCAGCCTCTGGATGGCCGCGAAGCACGGCAAGAggaaggggctgcagcaggtcaGGCAGCACATCAAGAAGACGCGCAGCAAAGCCGAGGGGCCGGCG GTCACGGCGTGGGACTGGGTGCACGTCAGCAGCATCAACAACCTGGCCGACGTGCACGCGCTCTACGTGGGCGGGGAGCCGCTGGAGAAGGAGGCGCGGGAGCTGTTTGTCAAGGGGACCATGGCCGATATCAGGGATCACTTCCAG GACCTGATGTCCTACTGCGCCCGCGATGTCCAAGCCACCCACGAGGTGTTCCAGGAGCAGCTGCCGCTCTTCATGGAGAG GTGCCCCCACCCCGTGACGTTCGCGGGGATGCTGGAGATGGGGGTGTCCTACCTGCCGGTCAACGGCAACTGGCAGAGGTACCTGGACGACGCCCAGGGCACCTACGAGGAGCTGCAGAAGGAGATGAAGAAGTCCCTGATGAACCTGGCCAACGACgcctgccagctgctgcacgGGGACAG GTACAAGGAGGACCCCTGGATCTGGGACCTGGAGTGGGACACGCAGGAGTTCAAGCAGAAGAAACCCCCGAGGAAGAAGAAGGACCAGAAGGTGAACGAAGGCGAAGCCCCCGGGGCAGGATCGGCACAGGAGTGGCAGGAAG aCCCCGGCCCCCCCAGCGAGGACGAGGAGCTGCGAGCAGCCCCCGAGGGCAgtgccctcctgcagctcctgaagGACACGGTGACGCTGCAGCCCAAGAagctgcagcacctccctggCCACCCGGG GTGGTACCGCAAGCTGTGCCCGCGCCTGGAGGATGAAGGCTGGGTGCCGGGGCCCAGCCTGATCAGCCTGCAGATGAGGGTGACCCCAAAACTGATGCGCCTGGCCTGGGACGGGTTCCCCCTGCACTACTCGGAGAAGCACGGCTGGGGCTACCTGGTGCCGGGGCGGCAGGACAACctgcccgcggcccccccgggcGGGGAGGGTCCCGTCTGCCCCCACAG GGCCATCGAGGAGCTGTGCCGGCAGCACCGGCTGCAGAAGGGCCGGGagcagcccccgcaggagcagagCGTGGAGGACGAGCTGCTGGTGATGGACGGCAGCAGCATGTGGCAGAAG GTGGAGGAGCTGAGCCAGCTGGAGGGGGACGTGGGCAGGGCGGACCAGAGCTTGGTGCAG GAGGAAGGGGGTGAGCTGCCAGAGGACAGCAGCCGGCCCTCGTACCACCACGGCAATGGGCCCTACAACGACGTCGACGTCCCCGGGTGCTGGTTCTTCAAGCTGCCCCACAAG GATGGGAACGCCAACAACGTCGGGAGCCCCTTTGCCAAGGATTTCCTGCCCCGCATGGAGGACGGCACCCTGCGGGCTGCCGTGGGGCGCACCCACGGGACCAGGGCCCTGGAGATCAACAAGATGATCTCCTTCTGGAGGAACGCTCACAAGCGGATCAG CTCGCAGATGGTGGTGTGGCTGAAGAAAGGGGAGCTGCCCCGCGCCGTCACCAG GCACCCGGACTACAACGAGGAGGACGACTACGGAGCCATCCTGCCGCAGGTGGTGACCGCGGGCACCATCACCCGGCGGGCTGTGGAGCCCACGTGGCTGACAGCCAGCAATGCACGG GCCGACCGTGTGGGCAGCGAGCTGAAAGCCATGGTGCAGGTGCCACCCGGCTACGCCCTGGTGGGCGCGGACGTGGACTCGCAGGAGCTGTGGATAGCGGCCATCCTGGGCGAGGCGCACTTCGCCGGCATGCACG gGTGCACGGCCTTCGGCTGGATGACCCTGCAGGGGAAGAAGAGCAACGGGACGGACCTGCACAGCAAGACGGCCGCCACGGTGGGCATCAGCCGGGAGCACGCCAAGGTCTTCAACTACGGGCGCATCTACGGGGCCGGGCAGCCCTTCGCCGAGCGCCTGCTGATGCAGTTCAACCACCGGCTGACGCAGGAGCAGGCGCGGGAGAAAGCCCAGCAGATGTACGCCGTCACCAAGGGCATCCGCAG GTTTCATCTGAGCGAGGAGGGCGAGTGGCTGGTGAAGGAGCTGGACCTGGCTGTGGATAGGGCAGAAGATGGCTCGGTGTCGGCCCGGGATGTCCACCGGCTCCAGAGGGAAGCTGCAAGAAA GTCCCGAAGCAAGAAGAAGTGGGACGTGGTGGGCCACCGGGTGTGGGCTGGCGGCACCGAGTCCGAAATGTTCAACAAGCTGGAGAGCATCGCCTTGTCCTCCTCGCCACAGACCCCGGTGCTGGGCTGCCACATCAGCAGGGCGCTGGAGCCCGCCGTGGCCAAGGGCGAG TTTCTGACCAGCAGGGTGAACTGGGTGGTGCAGAGCTCGGCCGTCGACTACCTGCACCTGATGCTGGTCTCCATGAAGTGGCTCTTCGAGGAGTTCGACATCAGCGGGCGCTTCTGCATCAGCATCCACGACGAGGTGCGCTACCTGGTCCAGGAGCAGGACCGCTACCGGGCCGCCCTGGCCCTGCAGATCACCAACCTGCTGACACG GTGCATGTTCGCCTACAAGCTGGGCCTCCAGGACCTACCGCAGTCGGTGGCTTTCTTCAGTGCCGTGGATGTTGACCGGTGCTTAAGGAAGGAGGTGACCATGAACTGCGTGACGCCGTCAAACCCCACGGGGATGGAGAAGTACGGCATCCCCCAAG GAGAAGCACTGGATATATATCAGCTTCTTGAAATAACCAAAGGTTCGCTGGAGAAAAAGTGA